One Microbacterium trichothecenolyticum DNA window includes the following coding sequences:
- a CDS encoding MazG family protein, which produces MRAVRERCVWTQSIDHRDLVPYLVEESAEVIDAVEAGTRADLREELGDLLWQVLFHAEIASADPVDPFDIDDVARGLTEKMVRRHPHVFAGAAASTPEEVLVHWNAAKAAEKSTRTSVLDGVSEHMPALALAQKVGGKAAQVGVAAPAHRLADPTTEAELGDALLALVQLGRERGWDAERALRERLRALSAEVREAETSAQTGRG; this is translated from the coding sequence ATGCGCGCCGTGCGCGAGCGCTGCGTCTGGACACAGTCGATCGACCACCGCGACCTCGTGCCCTACCTCGTCGAGGAGAGCGCCGAGGTCATCGACGCCGTCGAAGCGGGCACACGCGCCGACCTCCGCGAGGAGCTCGGCGACCTGCTCTGGCAGGTGCTCTTCCACGCCGAGATCGCTTCGGCTGACCCCGTCGACCCGTTCGATATCGACGATGTCGCGCGTGGGCTCACCGAGAAGATGGTGCGGCGGCATCCGCACGTGTTCGCCGGCGCCGCGGCATCCACGCCCGAAGAGGTGCTCGTGCACTGGAACGCCGCGAAGGCGGCGGAGAAGAGCACACGCACGAGCGTGCTGGACGGAGTGAGCGAGCACATGCCCGCGCTCGCCCTCGCGCAGAAGGTGGGGGGAAAGGCCGCGCAAGTCGGTGTCGCCGCCCCGGCCCATCGCCTCGCCGATCCGACGACCGAGGCCGAGCTCGGCGACGCCCTGCTGGCGCTCGTGCAGCTCGGGCGCGAGCGCGGGTGGGATGCCGAGCGGGCGCTGCGCGAGCGGCTCCGCGCCCTGAGCGCCGAGGTGCGGGAGGCAGAGACGAGCGCTCAGACGGGCCGCGGCTGA
- a CDS encoding phosphoenolpyruvate carboxylase, translating into MRELTPTEAIDLVGRFEAGQELPEQMRADVRLLGSLLGRVLRESGSPGLYDDVERLRTATIQAYTDETPEAFEKAAAIADSFSIERADEVARAFTAYFHLVNLVEEHQRVRVLRERGDRPSRSGGTPDTIATAFARLSEEVGEETALSRLQALRFHPVFTAHPTEARRRAISTSIRRLSELLGELDAAGENATESRRTERRMLEEIDTLWRTAPLRREKPSPVDEVRSVMAVFDETLYTAVPRVYRRIDDILQGENAGSRAPIVKPFVRVGSWVGGDRDGNPFVTASVTRKAAAIASEHVLLGLERTTQRVGRGLTLDAETTPPSDALVALWHRLRAADEDAAAEIAARSPEEPHRRIMLLLARKIAATRTRNADLAYRDPEHLLADLRVVQESLVAAGAARQAYGALQRLVWQVETYGFHLTELEVRQHSAVHRKVLDELRAGGERSELTDEVLEVFRSIAYVQERFGARAAGRYIVSFTQSAEDLANVHELASYAMGPGETPPVLDVIPLFETFADLQAAPGILAEIVTHPSFVSRLDATGRRLEVMLGYSDSSKDVGPVAANLALYEAQAKISTWAEDEGIELTLFHGRGGALGRGGGPANSAILAQPPHSVDGRFKLTEQGEVIFARYGDADIAMRHIDQVAAAVLTASSPSIERRNRGAAEAFADVASTMDLASRERFFALVKAPGFAPWFATVTPMEELGHLALGSRPARRGLSVESLEDLRAIPWVFSWTQARINLAGWFGLGTALDAVGDEQRLRDAYEQWPLFRTMIDNVAMSLAKADERIARRYLALGDRDDLAQLVMDEMLLTRSWVERITGGELLGNKPVLQRAVKMRSPYVDALSLLQLRALRALRDTHAESPTPDAEHQRLLLLSVSGVAAGLQNTG; encoded by the coding sequence GTGCGTGAACTGACCCCGACCGAGGCCATAGACCTCGTGGGCCGCTTCGAAGCCGGCCAAGAGCTCCCCGAACAGATGCGTGCCGACGTACGACTGCTCGGGTCCCTTCTGGGCCGTGTGCTGCGAGAGAGCGGCTCCCCCGGACTCTACGACGACGTCGAGCGACTGCGCACGGCGACGATCCAGGCTTACACCGACGAGACGCCCGAGGCGTTCGAGAAAGCCGCGGCGATCGCCGACAGCTTCTCGATCGAGCGCGCCGATGAGGTGGCCCGCGCCTTCACGGCGTACTTCCACCTCGTCAACCTCGTCGAGGAGCACCAGCGCGTCCGCGTCCTGCGCGAGCGCGGCGACCGGCCCTCGCGCAGCGGCGGCACCCCCGACACCATCGCGACGGCGTTCGCCCGCCTGTCCGAGGAGGTCGGCGAGGAGACCGCGCTCTCGCGTCTGCAGGCCCTGCGCTTCCACCCCGTCTTCACCGCGCACCCCACCGAGGCCCGCCGTCGCGCGATCTCGACGAGCATCCGCCGCCTGTCGGAACTGCTCGGCGAACTCGACGCGGCCGGTGAGAACGCCACCGAGAGCCGCCGCACCGAGCGCCGCATGCTCGAAGAGATCGACACCCTGTGGCGCACAGCTCCCCTGCGGCGCGAGAAGCCGTCGCCGGTCGACGAGGTGCGCTCGGTCATGGCCGTGTTCGACGAGACGCTGTACACCGCCGTCCCGCGCGTCTACCGCCGCATCGACGACATCCTCCAGGGCGAGAACGCCGGCTCCCGCGCCCCGATCGTGAAGCCGTTCGTGCGCGTCGGCTCCTGGGTCGGCGGCGACCGTGACGGCAACCCGTTCGTCACGGCATCCGTCACCCGCAAGGCCGCGGCGATCGCGAGCGAGCACGTGCTGCTGGGACTCGAACGAACGACGCAGCGCGTCGGACGCGGACTGACCCTGGATGCCGAGACCACGCCGCCCAGCGACGCCCTCGTCGCCCTGTGGCACCGTCTGCGCGCCGCCGACGAAGACGCCGCGGCCGAGATCGCCGCCCGCTCCCCCGAGGAGCCGCACCGTCGCATCATGCTGCTGCTGGCGCGCAAGATCGCCGCGACCCGCACACGCAACGCCGACCTCGCTTACCGCGACCCCGAGCACCTGCTCGCCGACCTGCGCGTCGTGCAGGAGTCGCTCGTCGCCGCGGGCGCTGCGCGGCAGGCGTACGGCGCGCTGCAGCGCCTCGTATGGCAGGTCGAGACGTACGGCTTCCACCTCACCGAGCTCGAGGTGCGTCAGCACTCCGCGGTGCACCGCAAGGTGCTCGACGAGCTGCGCGCGGGCGGCGAGCGCAGCGAACTCACCGACGAGGTGCTCGAGGTCTTCCGCTCGATCGCGTACGTGCAGGAGCGCTTCGGCGCCCGCGCGGCCGGTCGCTACATCGTGTCGTTCACGCAGTCGGCCGAAGACCTCGCCAACGTGCACGAGCTCGCGTCGTACGCGATGGGCCCGGGTGAGACACCCCCGGTGCTCGACGTCATCCCGCTGTTCGAGACGTTCGCCGACCTGCAGGCGGCCCCCGGCATCCTCGCCGAGATCGTCACGCACCCCTCGTTCGTCAGCAGACTGGATGCCACCGGCCGACGCCTCGAGGTCATGCTCGGCTACTCCGACTCGTCGAAAGACGTCGGCCCCGTCGCCGCCAACCTCGCGCTCTACGAGGCGCAGGCGAAGATCTCGACCTGGGCCGAGGACGAGGGCATCGAGCTGACGCTCTTCCACGGTCGCGGCGGCGCCCTCGGCCGCGGTGGCGGACCCGCGAACTCGGCGATCCTCGCGCAGCCCCCGCACTCGGTCGACGGCCGGTTCAAGCTCACCGAGCAGGGCGAGGTCATCTTCGCCCGCTACGGCGATGCCGACATCGCGATGCGCCACATCGATCAGGTCGCGGCGGCCGTGCTCACGGCATCCTCGCCCTCGATCGAGCGCCGCAACCGCGGGGCGGCCGAAGCGTTCGCCGACGTCGCGAGCACGATGGACCTCGCCTCACGCGAGCGTTTCTTCGCGCTCGTGAAGGCGCCCGGCTTCGCGCCGTGGTTCGCCACGGTCACCCCGATGGAGGAGCTCGGTCACCTCGCGCTCGGCTCGCGCCCGGCCCGCCGGGGCCTGTCTGTCGAGTCGCTGGAAGACCTGCGCGCCATCCCCTGGGTGTTCTCGTGGACGCAGGCCCGCATCAACCTCGCCGGCTGGTTCGGACTCGGCACCGCCCTCGATGCCGTCGGTGACGAGCAGCGCCTGCGTGACGCGTACGAGCAGTGGCCGCTGTTTCGCACGATGATCGACAACGTCGCGATGAGCTTGGCCAAGGCCGACGAGCGCATCGCGCGTCGCTACCTCGCGCTCGGCGACCGCGACGACCTCGCGCAGCTCGTCATGGACGAGATGCTCCTCACCCGCTCGTGGGTCGAGCGCATCACCGGCGGTGAGCTGCTGGGCAACAAGCCCGTGCTCCAGCGCGCCGTCAAGATGCGCAGCCCCTACGTCGACGCCCTGTCGCTCCTGCAGCTGCGGGCTCTGCGCGCCCTGCGCGACACCCACGCCGAGAGCCCCACCCCGGATGCCGAGCACCAGCGCCTGCTGCTGCTGTCGGTGAGCGGTGTGGCGGCGGGTCTGCAGAACACCGGCTGA
- the mfd gene encoding transcription-repair coupling factor codes for MTVPGIVRALEQAESYREAASAASADLSLSLVDGLDAPVIAGLIERRRAAGGPGAVLVIAPTGRRAESLGPALDAVLPGAQVLHFPAWETLPHERLSPSPETVGRRLDVLRRIAAWDGETPLVVTASVRSALQPLAPGLGDVRPVELVVGGRGHELEAVTTRLVELAYHRVDMVSRRGEFAVRGGILDVFPPVADHPYRVEFFGDEVDQIRAFSVADQRSLPGEVTTVTLVPSRELLLTAEVRARAAELRDGYPGLRQLLEKMAEGIPAEGMESLIPVLVDDLVTLVDYLPGGSAVALVDPERSLARATTLGDTNREFLEAAWSAATAGADTPVDLDSGDFVTLDDLHERASGRGGVWWQLSAFDSGAADAEDEGLVVGDDSAHRIKADAVPSFQGNVDGATAHVGQLLADGWSVVVTASGPGMVDRARDVLAERGIAARRVDDVRTVPEPGVAHVVCAPLERGFELIEARFAVITETEFYGRSVGGDNRGVKKLASRRRNVVDPLQLKPGDVVVHATHGIGKFIELTQREVSSGGRNAVKTTKEYLVLEYAPSKRGYPGDKLFVPTDQLDLLSKYVGGEAPTLSKMGGSDWAAAKGRARKAVRDIAVELVKLYSARMASKGYAFGPDTPWQRELEEAFPFAETQDQLQTIDEIKADMEKPIPMDRLLSGDVGFGKTEVAVRAAFKAIQDGKQVAMLVPTTLLVKQHLETFAERFAGFPVTVRPLSRFQSDKEAKATLAGLTDGTVDMVIGTHRILTEKVIFKDLGLMIIDEEQRFGVEHKDALKKLKTNVDILAMSATPIPRTLEMAVTGIREMSTLATPPEDRHPILSYVGPRNDKQIAAAIRRELLREGQVFYVHNRVSSIQRVAAHLAELVPEARIVVAHGQMGEHALEQVVDDFWERRADVLVSTTIIETGLDISNANTIIIDRADKYGLSQLHQLRGRVGRGRDRAYAYFLYDEMKPLSETAADRLETIAVNNDLGSGMQVALKDLELRGAGNLLGAEQAGHIAGVGFDLYLRMIGEAVSTFRGEDVDGPTELRLELPVDARLPEFYIDSERLRLEAYQKLSAAASATAKDDAIDLVVEELRDRYGEPPAEVEGLIAVARLRRRAAQAGLADVVAMGSNLRIAPANLAESMRVRLQRLYPKAKLVAGGDAMVVPLPQDADDANLIAWVRQLLDALWPLPVETASV; via the coding sequence GTGACAGTTCCCGGGATCGTGCGCGCCCTCGAGCAGGCTGAGTCGTACCGTGAGGCCGCGTCCGCGGCATCCGCCGACCTGTCTCTCTCCCTCGTCGACGGGCTCGATGCCCCCGTCATCGCGGGCCTCATCGAGCGTCGTCGTGCCGCCGGCGGTCCGGGGGCCGTGCTCGTCATCGCCCCGACCGGGCGTCGCGCCGAATCCCTGGGACCGGCTCTGGATGCCGTGCTCCCGGGCGCCCAGGTGCTGCACTTCCCCGCGTGGGAGACGCTGCCGCACGAGCGCCTGAGCCCGAGCCCCGAGACGGTGGGCCGCCGCCTCGACGTGCTGCGCCGGATCGCCGCATGGGACGGCGAGACACCGCTCGTCGTCACCGCGTCGGTGCGCAGCGCGCTGCAGCCGCTCGCCCCCGGGCTCGGCGACGTCCGGCCCGTCGAGCTCGTGGTGGGCGGACGCGGACACGAGCTGGAGGCGGTCACGACCCGCCTCGTCGAGCTCGCCTACCACCGGGTCGACATGGTCTCGCGTCGCGGGGAGTTCGCCGTGCGCGGCGGCATCCTCGACGTGTTCCCGCCCGTGGCCGATCACCCCTACCGCGTCGAGTTCTTCGGCGACGAGGTCGATCAGATCCGCGCCTTCTCGGTCGCCGATCAGCGCTCGCTCCCGGGCGAGGTCACGACCGTCACTCTCGTGCCCAGCCGCGAGCTGCTGCTCACCGCCGAGGTGCGGGCACGTGCCGCCGAGCTGCGCGACGGCTACCCGGGCCTGCGGCAACTGCTCGAGAAGATGGCCGAGGGCATCCCCGCCGAGGGCATGGAATCCCTCATCCCGGTGCTCGTCGACGACCTCGTCACCCTCGTCGACTACCTCCCCGGCGGCAGCGCCGTGGCCCTCGTCGATCCCGAGCGCTCGCTCGCGCGCGCGACCACGCTCGGCGACACGAACCGCGAGTTCCTCGAGGCCGCGTGGTCGGCGGCCACCGCCGGGGCCGACACTCCGGTCGACCTCGACTCGGGTGATTTCGTCACGCTCGACGACCTGCACGAGAGGGCCAGCGGCCGCGGCGGTGTGTGGTGGCAGCTCAGCGCCTTCGATTCGGGTGCGGCGGACGCCGAAGACGAGGGTCTCGTCGTCGGTGACGACTCCGCCCACCGCATCAAGGCCGACGCCGTGCCGTCGTTCCAGGGCAATGTCGACGGCGCGACGGCCCATGTCGGCCAGCTGCTCGCCGACGGCTGGTCTGTCGTGGTCACGGCATCCGGACCCGGTATGGTCGACCGCGCGCGTGACGTGCTCGCCGAGCGGGGGATCGCCGCGCGCCGTGTCGACGACGTGCGCACCGTCCCCGAGCCGGGGGTGGCCCACGTCGTCTGCGCACCGCTGGAGCGCGGTTTCGAGCTGATCGAGGCGCGGTTCGCCGTCATCACCGAGACCGAGTTCTACGGGCGGTCGGTCGGCGGCGACAATCGGGGCGTCAAGAAGCTCGCCTCGCGTCGACGCAACGTCGTCGACCCGCTGCAGCTGAAGCCCGGCGACGTCGTGGTGCACGCCACGCACGGCATCGGCAAGTTCATCGAGCTGACGCAGCGCGAGGTCTCCAGCGGCGGGCGCAACGCGGTCAAGACGACGAAGGAGTACCTCGTCCTCGAGTACGCGCCGTCCAAGCGCGGCTACCCGGGCGACAAGCTCTTCGTGCCCACCGACCAGCTCGACCTGCTGTCGAAGTACGTCGGCGGCGAGGCGCCCACCCTGTCGAAGATGGGCGGCAGCGACTGGGCCGCGGCGAAGGGGCGTGCGCGCAAGGCCGTCCGCGACATCGCGGTCGAGCTGGTGAAGCTGTACTCGGCGCGCATGGCATCCAAGGGCTACGCCTTCGGACCCGACACCCCCTGGCAACGCGAGCTCGAAGAGGCGTTCCCGTTCGCCGAGACGCAGGATCAGCTGCAGACGATCGATGAGATCAAGGCCGACATGGAGAAGCCGATCCCGATGGACCGCCTGCTCTCGGGCGACGTGGGCTTCGGTAAGACCGAGGTCGCCGTCCGCGCCGCGTTCAAGGCCATTCAGGACGGCAAGCAGGTCGCGATGCTCGTGCCGACGACCCTGCTGGTCAAGCAGCACCTCGAGACCTTCGCCGAGCGTTTCGCGGGGTTCCCGGTGACCGTGCGCCCGCTCTCGCGCTTCCAGAGCGACAAAGAGGCGAAGGCGACGCTCGCGGGCCTCACCGACGGCACCGTCGACATGGTCATCGGCACGCACCGCATCCTCACCGAGAAGGTCATCTTCAAAGACCTCGGGCTGATGATCATCGACGAGGAGCAGCGGTTCGGCGTCGAGCACAAAGACGCGCTGAAGAAGCTCAAGACCAACGTCGACATCCTCGCCATGAGCGCGACGCCCATCCCGCGCACGCTCGAGATGGCGGTCACCGGCATCCGCGAGATGTCGACGCTCGCGACCCCGCCCGAGGACCGGCATCCGATCCTGTCGTACGTCGGTCCCCGCAACGACAAGCAGATCGCCGCCGCCATCCGCCGCGAACTGCTGCGCGAGGGACAGGTGTTCTACGTGCACAACCGCGTGTCGTCGATCCAGCGGGTCGCCGCGCACCTCGCCGAGCTCGTGCCCGAGGCGCGAATCGTCGTCGCCCACGGTCAGATGGGCGAGCACGCGCTCGAGCAGGTCGTCGACGACTTCTGGGAGCGCCGCGCCGACGTGCTCGTGTCGACGACGATCATCGAGACCGGTCTCGACATCTCCAACGCCAACACGATCATCATCGACCGCGCCGACAAGTACGGTCTGTCGCAGCTGCACCAGCTCCGCGGGCGCGTCGGACGCGGGCGCGACCGCGCGTACGCGTACTTCCTGTACGACGAGATGAAGCCGCTGTCCGAGACCGCGGCCGACCGCCTCGAGACCATCGCCGTCAACAACGACCTCGGCTCCGGCATGCAGGTCGCGCTGAAAGACCTCGAGCTGCGCGGGGCGGGAAACCTTCTCGGCGCCGAGCAGGCCGGTCACATCGCGGGCGTCGGGTTCGATCTGTACCTGCGCATGATCGGCGAGGCCGTGTCGACGTTCCGCGGAGAGGACGTCGACGGTCCCACCGAGCTGCGCCTCGAGCTGCCGGTCGACGCGCGGCTGCCGGAGTTCTACATCGACAGCGAGCGGCTGCGCCTCGAGGCGTACCAGAAGCTGTCGGCCGCGGCATCCGCCACCGCGAAGGACGACGCGATCGACCTCGTCGTCGAAGAACTCCGCGACCGCTACGGCGAGCCGCCCGCCGAGGTCGAGGGACTCATCGCCGTCGCGCGCCTGCGGCGCCGCGCGGCGCAGGCGGGGCTCGCCGACGTCGTCGCGATGGGCTCGAACTTGCGCATCGCCCCCGCGAACCTCGCGGAGTCGATGCGGGTGCGCCTGCAGCGGCTGTACCCGAAGGCGAAGCTCGTCGCCGGAGGGGATGCCATGGTGGTGCCGCTCCCGCAAGACGCCGACGACGCGAACCTCATCGCGTGGGTGCGCCAGCTGCTCGACGCGCTCTGGCCGCTGCCGGTCGAGACGGCGTCGGTCTGA
- a CDS encoding trimeric intracellular cation channel family protein — MSALLVGRVVTATRPVPGRPSLGARAFAALDITATAVRGLEGAALAAHAGFDLLGVIVVGFVAAVAGGMLRDVLLGDLPPAALRSASRIVVALMAAVATFVLLNLVDAVPEPLLLSLDGMGLALFAVIGAQKAYAHGASLWVVVIIGVVAATGGGVLRDVLLGHTPVLLTQSVYGLAAAAGALVTGILLLTTRRPHLAVVVGFVIAFGLREAAILWGWSLPRIG; from the coding sequence GTGAGCGCTCTGCTCGTGGGGCGCGTCGTGACCGCGACCCGTCCCGTGCCGGGACGTCCGTCTCTCGGCGCCCGTGCATTCGCCGCGCTCGACATCACGGCCACCGCCGTGCGCGGCCTCGAAGGGGCGGCCTTGGCTGCCCACGCCGGGTTCGATCTGCTCGGCGTGATCGTGGTCGGCTTCGTCGCCGCCGTCGCGGGGGGCATGTTGCGCGACGTGCTCCTGGGCGATCTGCCGCCGGCGGCGCTGCGTTCCGCGAGTCGCATCGTCGTGGCCCTGATGGCGGCGGTCGCGACGTTCGTGTTGCTGAACCTCGTGGATGCCGTACCCGAACCCCTCCTGCTGAGCCTCGACGGCATGGGGTTGGCGCTGTTCGCCGTGATCGGCGCCCAGAAGGCGTACGCGCACGGCGCGAGCCTGTGGGTCGTGGTGATCATCGGCGTCGTCGCGGCCACGGGAGGCGGCGTGCTGCGCGACGTCCTGCTCGGGCACACGCCGGTATTGCTGACGCAGAGCGTGTACGGCCTGGCCGCTGCGGCTGGGGCCCTGGTCACCGGCATCCTCCTGCTGACGACCCGTCGCCCCCACCTCGCCGTCGTGGTCGGCTTCGTCATCGCCTTCGGGCTGCGCGAGGCGGCAATCCTCTGGGGCTGGTCGCTGCCGCGTATCGGCTGA
- the hisS gene encoding histidine--tRNA ligase produces the protein MRDFLPADKARRERVLAVIRARYRAHGFDEIETPVMEDYDRLHAGLGGDNEKLSFSILKRGMDAEAIRAAADDTAALADLGLRYDLTVPLARFYATNRAQLPTVFRSIQIAPVWRAERPQKGRYRQFVQCDIDIIGDASARAEAELMTASLDVLDALGLDGGSIRVNDRRVLDAMLDVFGFAAEERPGVLITIDKLDKVGPSGVVAELRDRGADAAAVDALAAYLDRPAAPPAFDDAGIRAALPAGIPDEVVAHLVALGETVAAARGADAPLVFDPFLVRGMGYYTGTIFELAHPSVDYSLGGGGRYDGMIGRFLGQEVPAVGFSIGFERIVDLLQDAEGTAERSIVLVHDRDVPLAQLLRLKAALVSDGARVRVEQRVKNMKALLERSAADGYTSFATVGADTTAESLEFKPLG, from the coding sequence ATGCGCGACTTCCTCCCCGCCGACAAGGCCCGCCGCGAGCGTGTGCTCGCCGTCATCCGGGCGCGTTACCGCGCGCACGGCTTCGACGAGATCGAGACCCCGGTCATGGAGGACTACGACCGCCTCCACGCGGGTCTGGGCGGCGACAACGAGAAGCTGTCGTTCAGCATCCTCAAGCGGGGGATGGATGCCGAGGCCATCCGCGCCGCGGCCGACGACACGGCCGCCCTGGCCGACCTCGGGCTCCGCTACGACCTGACCGTCCCGCTCGCGCGCTTCTACGCGACCAACCGCGCACAGCTTCCAACGGTGTTCCGCTCGATCCAGATCGCCCCCGTGTGGCGGGCCGAGCGCCCGCAGAAGGGGCGCTACCGCCAGTTCGTGCAGTGCGATATCGACATCATCGGCGACGCCTCCGCCCGTGCCGAGGCCGAGCTGATGACCGCGAGCCTCGATGTCCTCGACGCTCTCGGTCTCGACGGCGGCTCGATCCGTGTGAACGACCGCCGCGTGCTCGACGCGATGCTCGACGTGTTCGGTTTCGCCGCCGAGGAGCGCCCCGGCGTGCTCATCACGATCGACAAGCTCGACAAGGTCGGTCCGTCCGGCGTCGTGGCCGAACTGCGCGACCGGGGTGCGGATGCCGCCGCCGTCGACGCCCTCGCGGCCTACCTCGATCGCCCCGCGGCGCCGCCCGCCTTCGATGACGCCGGCATCCGCGCGGCCCTGCCCGCCGGCATCCCGGACGAGGTCGTCGCGCACCTCGTCGCCCTCGGCGAGACCGTCGCCGCCGCGCGCGGAGCCGACGCGCCGCTGGTGTTCGACCCGTTCCTCGTGCGCGGCATGGGGTACTACACCGGCACGATCTTCGAGCTGGCCCACCCGAGCGTCGACTACTCCCTCGGCGGGGGCGGCCGTTACGACGGCATGATCGGCCGTTTCCTCGGGCAGGAGGTCCCGGCGGTCGGATTCTCCATCGGCTTCGAGCGCATCGTCGACCTGCTGCAGGATGCCGAGGGCACCGCCGAGCGCTCCATCGTGCTGGTCCACGATCGTGACGTTCCCCTGGCGCAGCTCCTTCGGCTGAAGGCGGCCCTCGTATCCGACGGCGCACGGGTGCGCGTGGAGCAGCGGGTGAAGAACATGAAAGCGCTGCTCGAACGCTCCGCGGCCGACGGGTACACGTCGTTCGCGACGGTCGGCGCCGACACCACGGCGGAGTCGTTGGAGTTCAAGCCCCTCGGCTGA
- a CDS encoding trimeric intracellular cation channel family protein encodes MTDVVPEQRAPSRPSLGARAFDALDIAATALFGLEGAAIAAHAGLDLLGVVVVGFIVALAGGVLRDVLLGDLPPAALRSPSRIVAALGAAVVAFVCIEVVDAFPVLPLQVMDAIGLALFAVTGAQKAWSTGANLWVVTILGTVAATGGGVIRDVLLQRTPFVLSQSVYGSAAAAGAVVTGILLATTRRPRLALAAGFVVALALRLGAVLWGWSLPRIT; translated from the coding sequence ATGACCGACGTCGTCCCCGAGCAGCGGGCCCCGTCTCGCCCCTCCCTGGGCGCGCGTGCGTTCGACGCCCTCGACATCGCGGCCACGGCCCTGTTCGGCCTCGAAGGGGCGGCGATCGCGGCCCATGCGGGGCTCGACCTTCTCGGTGTCGTCGTAGTCGGCTTCATCGTCGCCCTCGCCGGTGGTGTGCTGCGCGACGTACTGCTCGGCGACCTGCCGCCCGCCGCGCTGCGCTCACCCAGCCGCATCGTGGCCGCGCTCGGTGCGGCGGTCGTGGCGTTCGTGTGCATCGAGGTCGTCGACGCGTTCCCGGTGCTTCCCCTCCAGGTCATGGATGCCATCGGCCTCGCCCTCTTCGCCGTCACGGGCGCGCAGAAGGCTTGGAGCACGGGCGCCAACCTGTGGGTGGTGACGATCCTCGGCACCGTCGCCGCCACCGGTGGTGGTGTGATCCGCGATGTCCTGCTGCAGCGCACCCCCTTCGTGCTCTCGCAAAGCGTGTACGGCAGTGCCGCGGCCGCGGGCGCCGTGGTCACCGGCATCCTTCTCGCCACGACCCGCCGGCCACGTCTGGCGCTCGCCGCCGGCTTCGTCGTGGCGCTCGCCCTGCGCCTGGGCGCCGTGCTGTGGGGCTGGTCTCTTCCGAGGATCACGTGA
- a CDS encoding helix-turn-helix transcriptional regulator — protein MGRSDDARAEFAGFLRSRRARLRPADVGLPDGARRRVAGLRREEVAQLAGVGLTWYTWLEQGRPIAASAQVIAAIARALRLSDDERDHLFALADLPLPDREARMCVGQNHLDLLEKLLPYPAAVQTSRFDIRAYNRAYRYLFDDLDDLPAERRNCAVLLFTDTAWQRAHVDLDHAQRRIAARLRSAYGRHHEEPSWQRFIGELEAMSPRFSELWRLGDVGGERNASKHLVHARVGELNLEMSSLWIDEGLGSRVVWFSPRDAATAARLERLAAESPSEALISAVA, from the coding sequence ATGGGTCGATCCGACGATGCCCGCGCCGAGTTCGCGGGCTTCCTGCGCAGCCGCCGCGCGCGCCTGCGCCCGGCCGACGTCGGCCTGCCGGACGGTGCCCGTCGGCGGGTGGCGGGCCTGCGACGCGAAGAGGTCGCGCAGCTCGCCGGCGTCGGTCTCACCTGGTACACGTGGCTCGAACAGGGACGACCGATCGCCGCCTCGGCCCAGGTGATCGCCGCGATCGCCCGCGCGCTGCGCCTGAGCGACGACGAGCGCGACCACCTGTTCGCCCTCGCCGACCTGCCGCTCCCCGACCGCGAGGCGCGCATGTGCGTCGGTCAGAACCACCTCGACCTGCTCGAGAAACTGCTGCCGTACCCCGCCGCGGTGCAGACGTCGCGCTTCGACATCCGCGCGTACAACCGGGCGTACCGCTACCTGTTCGACGACCTCGACGACCTGCCCGCCGAACGCCGCAACTGCGCGGTGCTGCTGTTCACCGACACGGCGTGGCAACGCGCGCACGTCGACCTCGACCACGCGCAGCGCCGGATCGCCGCGCGCCTGCGCTCCGCCTACGGCCGGCACCACGAGGAACCGTCGTGGCAGCGCTTCATCGGCGAGCTCGAAGCGATGTCGCCGCGCTTCTCCGAGCTCTGGCGGCTGGGTGATGTCGGCGGCGAGCGCAACGCGAGCAAGCACCTCGTGCACGCGCGCGTCGGCGAGCTGAATCTCGAGATGTCGAGCCTGTGGATCGACGAGGGCCTCGGCTCGCGCGTGGTGTGGTTCTCGCCGCGGGATGCCGCGACCGCGGCGCGTCTGGAACGCCTCGCCGCCGAGAGCCCGAGCGAGGCGTTGATCAGCGCGGTGGCGTGA
- the pth gene encoding aminoacyl-tRNA hydrolase, translating into MADTWVIVGLGNPGPRYETTRHNIGQMVMDELAARRRESFRAHKANARVVETWLRPGAAKLVLAKPNSFMNVSGGPVAGLARFYGTDPAHVVVVHDELDIPYDTIKLKTGGGHGGHNGVRDVAKALGTPEFPRVRVGIGRPAGRQDPADWVLDPFGATERQTLPILVSDAADAVEMLVDEGLVAAQQRFHAPRA; encoded by the coding sequence GGGCTCGGCAACCCGGGGCCGCGGTATGAGACGACCCGGCACAACATCGGCCAGATGGTCATGGACGAGCTCGCCGCGCGTCGCCGTGAGTCCTTCCGCGCGCACAAGGCGAACGCGCGCGTGGTCGAGACCTGGCTGAGGCCGGGCGCCGCCAAGCTCGTGCTGGCCAAGCCGAACAGCTTCATGAACGTCTCGGGCGGCCCGGTCGCCGGTCTCGCCCGCTTCTACGGCACGGATCCCGCGCACGTCGTCGTGGTGCACGACGAGCTCGACATTCCCTACGACACGATCAAGCTCAAGACCGGCGGTGGTCACGGCGGCCACAACGGCGTGCGCGATGTCGCCAAGGCGCTGGGCACCCCCGAGTTCCCGCGCGTGCGCGTCGGCATCGGGCGTCCGGCGGGCCGGCAGGATCCGGCCGACTGGGTGCTGGATCCGTTCGGGGCGACCGAGCGTCAGACGCTGCCCATCCTCGTGTCCGATGCCGCCGACGCGGTCGAGATGCTCGTCGACGAGGGTCTCGTCGCTGCGCAGCAGAGGTTCCACGCTCCCCGGGCCTGA